From a region of the Impatiens glandulifera chromosome 4, dImpGla2.1, whole genome shotgun sequence genome:
- the LOC124934836 gene encoding nuclear transcription factor Y subunit B-4-like gives MENKGSSSRASAVPPTELFIPMANVVRIMRRVVPPHGKIDDDVKKIVQHCVSKFIGLITTEANMHCQSESRRTIITDDILRAMAKLGFEDYVNPLSLYMFRYREAESLGMTRRPIMTLGPILDPMGHLVLQAHDAVGSHGLSNVMNGKRGRDGSSRSSDPNVGPGHGHGLRLEGPN, from the exons ATGGAGAACAAGGGTTCAAGTTCAAGAG CTTCTGCGGTGCCACCAACGGAGCTATTCATACCCATGGCAAATGTGGTGAGGATCATGCGGCGTGTGGTACCGCCACATGGAAAGATTGATGACGATGTGAAGAAGATTGTTCAACACTGTGTCTCAAAATTCATTGGCCTGATAACTACCGAAGCTAACATGCATTGTCAGAGCGAGAGTCGTAGAACGATTATCACCGATGACATTCTGCGGGCCATGGCCAAACTAGGGTTTGAGGATTATGTTAACCCACTTTCTCTTTACATGTTCCGTTATCGTGAGGCGGAGTCATTAGGGATGACGAGACGACCCATCATGACTTTGGGGCCAATTCTAGATCCAATGGGCCATCTAGTTTTGCAGGCCCACGATGCAGTTGGGTCGCATGGACTGTCGAATGTGATGAATGGCAAAAGAGGAAGGGACGGTTCTTCTCGCTCAAGTGACCCTAATGTTGGACCTGGACATGGACATGGACTTAGACTAGAAGGTCCTAATTGA
- the LOC124934835 gene encoding pentatricopeptide repeat-containing protein At3g12770-like, whose product MEKTKSFLSSSFGHEINRLFSTSSSALSMAKSSASYHQPQTKPYIHEPNFNLIRHFIDTLLKCNNLEQIRQVHAHITIYIPDNYTLPSVIRACRDDKHLIFGKLIHQITFKFGWQLNEFIVAALVDMYASCDLFHDARQLFDKMPKRDLTTWTVMVSAFAKSGNPSESLVLFDSMIDESFVLDKISMVTVVNACAKTGDMNKARLIHVYLLWRNFSIDVILGSTIIDMYAKCGNVDYARVIFDGMSRKNVTSLICLV is encoded by the exons atggAGAAGACGAAAAGCTTCTTGTCCTCTAGTTTCGGCCATGAAATTAACCGTCTGTTCTCTACTTCTTCATCTGCTCTATCCATGGCGAAATCTTCTGCAAGTTATCATCAACCTCAAACTAAACCATATATCCACGAACCAAACTTCAATCTGATTCGCCATTTCATTGATACACTCCTAAAATGCAATAACCTTGAGCAAATCAGACAAGTTCATGCTCATATTACTATCTACA TTCCTGATAATTATACTTTACCTTCTGTAATTAGAGCATGTAGGGATGATAAACATCTTATATTTGGAAAGTTGATTCATCAAATCACTTTCAAGTTCGGTTGGCAATTGAATGAATTTATAGTAGCTGCACTTGTAGATATGTATGCTAGTTGTGATTTATTTCATGATGCACGCCAACTGTTTGATAAAATGCCAAAGAGAGATTTAACTACTTGGACTGTTATGGTTAGTGCATTTGCTAAGTCTGGAAACCCTAGTGAGTCTCTTGTATTGTTTGATTCAATGATAGATGAAAGTTTTGTTCTCGATAAGATTTCTATGGTGACGGTTGTTAACGCTTGTGCGAAAACCGGGGATATGAATAAGGCGAGATTAATTCATGTTTATTTGTTGTGGAGGAATTTTTCGATTGATGTAATTCTCGGCTCGACGATAATTGATATGTATGCTAAGTGTGGGAATGTTGACTATGCTCGGGTGATATTCGACGGGATGAGTCGAAAGAATGTGACCTCTTTGATTTGTTTAGTATAA